One genomic segment of Cydia splendana chromosome 5, ilCydSple1.2, whole genome shotgun sequence includes these proteins:
- the LOC134790518 gene encoding G-protein coupled receptor 179, protein MRARWAAWALAWCACAAAAPVESPPPAPLCDPLLLRHPPPRPSNVLEVESAAAHAARSLSELIETGGVNETRAAALARSVLAAQLDPPPDAVALGAPQLRLGVLFVADPPRLIIFQQNNSAALQQFWKTLASAWNASNVVWSNAWYSCEREDRGWWSGAAAARGSGALRAAAALFRRIPVMPCEEAMYDRMGGPPACDPDTTDCEAFPASGSDFQNIEYRCKCRRGYWHEIGGGWLSGSAITDPLRCAACGMASSDEAQCDGEIFHATLLAVNLAGMLVCLVIGFIIFRKRKCKAVAMGMWTVLEVVLLGALLMYGSAATQYIKEPRWRCVAGAWLRELGFVACYGSVVLRLWVLLAEFRTRKAHRWTPRDSEVLRIVGAMLCGATCYLAAFTATAACEREGCTNAAWHHVTAGAELLLLAAGARIAYAARNANVPFQERGWLATALACEFFSGLAWRGAALAGAAPEQEPLAATARAQVSSGAALACVLAPRLWHGYRARSLAQEVSRRGPAEGFGVEGEEEPTSEEVRAELKRLYVQLEILRNKTLRRDNPHISKRRGGRKPPHRRFSLQKKGSREKALQARRGGKGKAGGSASAVEASEAGDASRTPEDSVCSNEGPSHYTDCDQT, encoded by the exons ATGCGGGCGCGGTGGGCGGCGTGGGCGCTCGCATGGTGCGCGTGCGCCGCGGCCGCGCCCGTCGAGtcgccgccgccggcgccgctctGCGACCCGCTGCTGCTACGACACCCGCCGCCTAGGCCCTCG aACGTGCTGGAGGTAGAGTCAGCCGCTGCGCATGCTGCGCGGTCGCTGTCCGAGCTGATCGAGACGGGCGGCGTGAACGAGACGCGCGCGGCGGCGCTGGCGCGCTCCGTGCTAGCCGCCCAGCTCGACCCGCCGCCCGACGCTGTGGCCCTCGGCGCACCGCAGCTTCGCCTCGGCGTCCTCTTCGTCGCCGACCCACCCAGACTGATTATCTTTCAACAAAACAATTCTGCAGCCCTCCAGCAATTCTGGAAAACTTTAGCTTCCGCATGGAACGCGAGTAACGTCGTCTGGTCGAATGCCTGGTACTCGTGCGAAAGGGAAGACAGAGGCTGGTggagcggcgcggcggcggcacgGGGATCGGGCGCTCTGCGTGCCGCGGCGGCGCTGTTCCGACGAATACCTGTTATGCCGTGCGAAGAAGCAATGTACGATCGCATGGGTGGGCCGCCGGCCTGCGATCCGGACACAACGGATTGTGAAGCCTTTCCGGCCTCGGGATCTGACTTTCAAAATATAGAG TATCGGTGCAAGTGCCGGCGGGGCTACTGGCACGAGATCGGCGGCGGCTGGCTGAGCGGGTCCGCCATCACGGATCCCCTGCGGTGCGCCGCGTGCGGCATGGCCAGCAGCGACGAGGCGCAGTGCGACGGGGAGATCTTCCACGCCACGCTGCTAGCCGTCAACCTGGCCGGCATGCTCGTGTGCCTCGTCATTGGCTTCATTATATTCAGAAAGAGAAAGTGCAAA GCCGTCGCAATGGGCATGTGGACTGTGCTAGAGGTGGTGTTGCTTGGGGCTCTGTTGATGTATGGATCC GCAGCGACGCAATACATCAAGGAGCCGCGATGGCGCTGCGTGGCGGGCGCGTGGCTGCGCGAGCTGGGCTTCGTAGCGTGCTACGGCTCAGTGGTGCTGCGGCTGTGGGTGCTTCTGGCTGAGTTTCGGACTAGGAAGGCGCACCGGTGGACTCCAAGGGACTCTGAG GTGCTACGAATAGTAGGCGCAATGCTCTGTGGCGCTACGTGTTATTTAGCAGCCTTTACTGCGACAGCGGCGTGTGAGCGAGAAGGCTGCACCAATGCGGCTTGGCATCATGTCACCGCTGGCGCAGAACTACTGCTGCTAGCCGCCGGAGCTAGGATCGCATATGCGGCGAGGAACGCAAATGTGCCCTTCCag GAGCGCGGCTGGTTGGCGACCGCGCTGGCATGCGAGTTTTTTAGCGGGCTAGCGTGGCGCGGCGCGGCGTTGGCGGGCGCGGCGCCCGAGCAGGAGCCGCTGGCCGCCACGGCGCGCGCGCAGGTCTCCTCCGGCGCCGCGCTGGCGTGCGTGCTCGCGCCCAGGCTGTGGCATGGATACCGCGCGCGGTCTCTTGCGCAGGAG GTATCTCGCAGAGGCCCAGCAGAGGGCTTCGGTGTAGAGGGCGAGGAGGAGCCCACATCCGAGGAAGTGAGGGCCGAGCTGAAGCGGCTCTACGTGCAGCTAGAGATCCTCAGGAACAAAACGCTCCGACGGGACAACCCTCATATCAGCAAACGCAGGGGAGGACGCAAGCCGCCGCACAGGCGGTTTTCCTTACAG AAAAAGGGCAGTCGTGAAAAG GCGTTGCAGGCGCGGCGAGGCGGCAAGGGCAAAGCCGGCGGCAGCGCCAGCGCCGTGGAGGCCAGCGAAGCCGGCGACGCCTCCCGCACGCCGGAGGACTCCGTGTGCTCCAACGAGGGCCCCTCGCACTACACCGACTGCGACCAGACGTGA
- the LOC134790381 gene encoding lactase/phlorizin hydrolase-like, translated as MWKGLLLSAVLLVLAESKSAGSRNEPRKFPDGFLFGTATASYQIEGAWDEDGKSENIWDHLTHTDPCAVKDCSNGDIADDSYHLYKRDVEMMRELGIDYYRFSLSWTRLMPTSFPDQINPAGVEFYNNYINEMLKYNITPMITLYHWDLPQKLQEMGGWTNPNIVDWFADYARTAFELFGDRVKFWITFNEPHVFCYYGYGDVSMAPRLNIKGVAEYLCSKNMLMSHAKTWHMYDEEYRSKQSGTVSITLSSTWYEPEDENNPDHIQAAEDANQFDWGQYAHPIFSENGGYPQEMVDNIAAKSAAQGYSKSRLPEFTEEEKAYVRGTSDYFGLNHYSSLLVYRNETVQGYHATPSFRDDMNAITYNTDDWKIGASDFVKYTPWGFYKILTKIRKDYNNPPVYITENGFATLGGLADEDRVQYYWGYLDAMLDAIDEGSDIRGYTAWSIMDNFEWMQGYTERFGLYEVDYSDPARPRTPRKSAFVYKEIVRSRTLDLDYEPTATVMTIDEGHSLSSVLLVMAEGKSAGSRHEPRKFPDGFVFGTATASYQIEGAWVEDGKSENIWDHLTHTDPCAIKDCSNGDIADDSYHLYKRDVEMMRELGIDFYRFSLSWTRIMPTSFPDQINPAGVEFYNNYINEMLKYNITPMVTLYHWDLPQKLQEMGGWTNPNIVDWFADYARTAFELFGDRVKFWITFNEPHATCRPGYGDVTMAPRLNIKGIAEYLCSRNILMSHAKTWHMYDEEYRSKQSGTVSITLSSTWYEPEDENNMEHVQAAEDANQFDWGQYAHPIFSENGGYPHEMVENIAAKSALQGYPKSRLPAFTEEEKAYVRGTSDYFCLNHYYSTLTYRNETVRGYHATPSFWDDINAITYTLEDWTFGASGKVKYTPWGFYKILTKIRKDYNNPPVYITENGFATLGGLEDDDRVQYYRGYLDAMLDAIDDGSDVRGYTAWSIMDNFEWMQGYIERYGLYEVDYTNPARTRTPRKSAFVYKEIVRSRTLNPDYEPTATVMTIDEGH; from the exons ATGTGGAAAGGCTTGCT ATTAAGTGCAGTGTTGCTTGTCTTAGCCGAGAGCAAATCGGCCGGCAGTCGGAACGAGCCACGCAAGTTCCCCGACGGGTTCCTGTTCGGAACGGCCACTGCTTCCTACCAAATAGAGGGCGCTTGGGATGAAGATG GAAAATCGGAAAACATTTGGGACCATTTGACTCATACCGATCCTTGCGCTGTTAAAGATTGCTCCAATGGAGACATCGCGGACGACTCGTACCATTTATATAAAAGAGACGTAGAGATGATGAGGGAACTTGGCATCGATTACTACAGATTTTCTCTGTCTTGGACTCGATTAATGCCCACCAGCTTCCCCGATCAAATAAACCCGGCAGGCGTAGAATTTTACAATAACTACATCAACGAAAtgctaaaatataatataacacctATGATTACACTGTACCATTGGGATTTACCTCAAAAGCTGCAGGAAATGGGCGGTTGGACGAACCCTAACATTGTTGACTGGTTCGCCGACTACGCTCGTACTGCATTCGAGTTATTCGGAGACAGAGTCAAGTTCTGGATCACATTCAATGAGCCTCACGTATTCTGCTATTACGGCTACGGTGACGTGTCCATGGCGCCTCGACTAAATATCAAGGGGGTAGCAGAGTATTTATGCTCGAAGAATATGCTTATGTCACACGCTAAAACTTGGCATATGTATGACGAGGAATACAGATCGAAACAGAGCGGCACCGTTAGTATTACGTTAAGCTCCACTTGGTATGAACCAGAAGATGAAAACAACCCGGATCATATTCAAGCCGCTGAAGATGCCAACCAATTTGAT TGGGGCCAATACGCTCATCCTATTTTCTCGGAGAATGGAGGTTATCCACAGGAAATGGTGGACAATATAGCTGCTAAGAGCGCGGCGCAAGGGTACTCCAAGTCCAGATTACCCGAATTCACCGAAGAAGAAAAGGCTTACGTTCGCGGGACATCCGACTACTTCGGCCTGAATCATTACTCTTCGTTACTAGTATACAGAAATGAAACTGTACAGGGATATCATGCCACTCCTTCTTTCCGGGATGACATGAATGCAATTACATACAACACAGATGATTGGAAAATTGGAGCATCAGATTTTGTTAAA TACACGCCTTGGGGATTCTACAAGATCTTAACTAAGATAAGGAAGGACTACAACAACCCGCCGGTGTACATCACGGAGAACGGTTTCGCGACGCTGGGAGGGTTGGCGGACGAGGACCGCGTGCAGTACTACTGGGGCTACCTGGACGCCATGCTGGACGCCATCGACGAGGGCTCCGACATCAGGGGCTACACCGCCTGGAGCATCATGGACAACTTCGAATGGATGCAGGGCTACAC AGAGCGGTTTGGTCTGTACGAGGTGGACTACTCGGACCCGGCTCGGCCGCGCACCCCCCGCAAGTCCGCTTTCGTCTACAAGGAAATAGTCCGTTCGCGCACCCTCGACCTCGACTACGAACCCACCGCTACTGTCATGACTATCGACGAAGGACAT AGTTTAAGTTCAGTATTGCTTGTCATGGCCGAAGGCAAATCGGCCGGCAGTCGGCACGAGCCACGCAAGTTTCCCGACGGGTTCGTGTTCGGAACGGCCACTGCTTCCTACCAAATAGAGGGCGCTTGGGTTGAAGATG GGAAATCGGAAAACATTTGGGACCATTTAACTCATACCGATCCTTGTGCAATTAAAGATTGCTCCAATGGAGACATCGCGGACGACTCGTACCATTTATATAAAAGAGATGTAGAGATGATGAGAGAACTTGGAATCGATTTCTACAGATTTTCTCTGTCTTGGACTCGAATAATGCCCACCAGCTTTCCCGATCAAATAAACCCGGCAGGCGTGGAATTTTACAATAACTACATCAACGAAAtgctaaaatataatataacacctATGGTTACACTGTACCATTGGGATTTGCCTCAAAAGCTGCAGGAAATGGGCGGTTGGACGAACCCTAACATTGTTGACTGGTTCGCCGACTACGCTCGTACTGCATTCGAGTTATTCGGAGATCGGGTCAAGTTCTGGATCACTTTCAATGAGCCACACGCTACCTGCCGTCCCGGTTACGGTGACGTGACTATGGCGCCGCGACTAAATATCAAAGGAATAGCAGAGTATTTATGCTCTAGGAATATACTTATGTCACACGCAAAAACTTGGCATATGTATGACGAAGAGTACAGATCAAAACAGAGCGGCACCGTCAGTATTACGTTGAGCTCCACTTGGTATGAGCCTGAAGATGAAAATAACATGGAACATGTTCAAGCCGCTGAAGATGCCAACCAATTTGAT TGGGGCCAATATGCTCatcctattttctcggaaaacgGTGGTTATCCACATGAAATGGTTGAAAACATAGCTGCCAAGAGCGCTCTGCAAGGGTATCCTAAATCCAGATTACCCGCATTCACCGAAGAGGAAAAGGCATATGTTCGCGGGACATCAGACTACTTCTGTCTGAATCATTACTATTCGACATTAACGTACAGAAATGAAACTGTACGCGGATATCACGCCACTCCTTCTTTCTGGGATGACATAAATGCAATTACATACACTTTAGAAGATTGGACATTTGGAGCATCAGGTAAAGTTAAA TACACGCCTTGGGGATTCTACAAGATCTTAACTAAGATAAGGAAGGACTACAACAACCCGCCGGTGTACATCACGGAGAACGGTTTCGCAACGCTGGGAGGGTTGGAGGACGACGACCGCGTGCAGTACTACAGGGGCTACCTGGACGCCATGCTGGACGCGATCGACGACGGCTCCGACGTCAGGGGCTACACCGCCTGGAGCATCATGGACAACTTCGAATGGATGCAGGGCTACAT AGAGCGATATGGTTTGTACGAGGTGGACTACACGAACCCGGCTCGAACACGCACCCCCCGCAAGTCCGCCTTCGTCTACAAGGAAATAGTCCGTTCGCGCACCCTCAACCCCGACTACGAACCCACCGCTACTGTCATGACTATCGACGAAGGACATTGA